Proteins from a genomic interval of Acidobacteriota bacterium:
- a CDS encoding response regulator has translation MTALLPLDAVRGSLRVSPEAIVRTAQGQSVLYNDLSLPLGTLAGALVPDSPPVRASGPASIVVVQGRTTTAAFSVDRVLGTTTVVLRPLPDLAPAAEYVAGASLDEEGVPQLVLDPDALVAAVERSLATRDEPLSARPSILVIDDSLTTRMLEQSILESAGYVVDLAISGEEALEKAREARYALFLVDVEMPGMDGFTFIERARAEPALRDIPSILVTSRSSPEDRRRGQHVGAHAYIAKSEFDQGLLLERIRELVG, from the coding sequence GTGACGGCACTCCTGCCACTGGACGCCGTGCGCGGCAGCCTCCGTGTATCGCCCGAGGCGATCGTGCGAACGGCGCAGGGCCAGTCCGTGCTGTACAACGACCTGAGCCTCCCACTCGGGACGCTGGCGGGTGCCCTTGTCCCGGATTCTCCTCCTGTTCGTGCGAGCGGCCCTGCATCAATCGTCGTCGTCCAGGGACGCACGACCACTGCGGCGTTCAGCGTCGACCGCGTGCTCGGGACGACGACGGTCGTCTTGCGACCGCTTCCCGACCTCGCTCCGGCCGCCGAGTATGTGGCTGGGGCCTCCCTGGACGAAGAGGGCGTCCCACAACTCGTACTCGATCCTGATGCCCTCGTCGCCGCGGTCGAGCGTTCGCTCGCTACCAGGGACGAACCGTTGTCCGCACGCCCGTCCATCCTCGTGATCGACGATTCGCTGACCACACGGATGTTGGAACAGAGCATCTTGGAATCCGCTGGCTACGTCGTCGATCTCGCGATATCAGGAGAGGAAGCCTTAGAAAAGGCCCGTGAGGCCCGCTACGCCTTGTTCCTCGTCGACGTCGAGATGCCTGGTATGGACGGATTCACGTTCATCGAACGCGCTCGGGCTGAACCGGCGCTCCGCGACATTCCCTCGATCCTTGTGACGTCGCGGAGCTCTCCCGAGGATCGGCGGCGCGGCCAGCACGTGGGGGCACACGCGTACATCGCGAAGAGCGAATTCGACCAGGGCCTCCTTCTTGAACGCATTCGGGAGCTCGTGGGGTGA
- the cheB gene encoding chemotaxis-specific protein-glutamate methyltransferase CheB, which produces MAGIRVLVVEDSVTVRRYLCEVLATDRDLEVVGEASDGKRAIELCQTLRPDVVTMDMMLPVMTGLGATEYIMAHCPTPILIVSSSTNRGELFKTYEALAAGALEVLEKPQGDETDEAWERRFIATVKLISRVRVITHPRARLGAFGRTQAPSSEELVSSARQRRQVVAVGASTGGPGAVVEILRALPASFPLPLLLVLHIAEPFGTAFADWLDGQAPHRVSYACDGDVIRDRAGEVIMAPPEFHLVVRGGRVRLTADEERHSCRPSVDVLFESIAREYGPAAVACLLTGMGRDGAAGLLEVRRAGGFTIAQDEATSIVYGMPREAAILGAAESILPLGEIGPALAAIAGHPREAYRA; this is translated from the coding sequence ATGGCTGGCATTCGGGTTCTCGTCGTCGAAGACTCTGTGACGGTGCGCAGATATCTGTGCGAGGTTCTCGCAACCGATCGGGATCTTGAGGTGGTGGGTGAGGCCAGTGACGGCAAACGCGCCATCGAGCTGTGTCAGACGCTGCGCCCCGATGTGGTCACGATGGACATGATGCTGCCGGTCATGACGGGTCTTGGAGCCACCGAATACATCATGGCGCACTGCCCCACGCCTATTCTCATCGTCTCTTCGTCCACGAATCGTGGCGAGTTGTTCAAGACGTACGAGGCGCTGGCGGCCGGTGCCCTGGAGGTCTTGGAGAAACCCCAGGGAGACGAGACTGACGAGGCGTGGGAGCGAAGGTTCATCGCCACCGTCAAACTGATTTCGCGCGTGCGGGTGATCACGCACCCCCGGGCGCGGCTGGGTGCGTTCGGGCGAACGCAGGCACCGTCATCCGAAGAACTCGTATCAAGCGCCCGACAGCGTCGCCAGGTCGTTGCGGTCGGCGCGTCGACCGGGGGGCCCGGTGCCGTTGTCGAGATTCTGCGGGCGCTGCCCGCCTCATTTCCGCTACCGCTGCTGCTGGTGCTTCATATCGCCGAGCCGTTTGGTACCGCGTTCGCGGACTGGCTGGACGGCCAGGCGCCGCATCGTGTCTCCTACGCATGCGACGGCGATGTAATTCGCGACAGAGCGGGAGAGGTGATCATGGCGCCGCCCGAGTTTCACCTGGTCGTGCGCGGCGGGCGCGTCCGTCTCACGGCCGATGAGGAGCGCCACTCGTGCCGACCGTCCGTGGATGTGCTGTTTGAATCGATCGCCCGAGAATATGGCCCGGCGGCAGTGGCCTGCCTCCTGACGGGAATGGGCCGTGACGGCGCCGCGGGTCTCCTTGAAGTTCGCCGGGCTGGAGGGTTCACCATCGCTCAGGACGAGGCAACATCCATCGTCTACGGCATGCCTCGGGAGGCTGCGATCCTCGGCGCTGCCGAGTCCATCCTGCCGCTGGGAGAGATCGGCCCGGCCCTGGCCGCCATCGCGGGCCACCCACGGGAGGCATACCGCGCATGA
- a CDS encoding response regulator produces MNKTALIVDDSLTVRMDLADAFNDAGFETRLCSTLAEARDAFAQASPDVVILDILLPDGDGIQLLKEIRASQSSNAVVVMLSTEAEIRDRIRGLQTGADEYVGKPYDSGYVVAKTQELLQERRRSTTSAMTVLVIDDSPTFREELRLALEAADYAVAMAATGEEGLRLAASQRPAAILVDGVLPGIDGATVIRRLRLDAALRDVPCLLLTASEDMNTELRALDAGADSFVRKEDSFDVILARLAAVLRRAGARARADETRSLLATKRILAVDDSPTYLEELGESLREEGYDVISAPSGEEAIELLAVQTVDCILLDLVMPGLTGQETCHRIKAAPSVRDVPLIMLTALEDRQAMIEGLSAGADDYISKSSEFEVLKARVRAQIRRKQFEDENRRIREELLRTELEAAEARAARELAATRAILVEQLERKNRELEAFSYSVSHDLRAPLRSIDGFSQALLEDCAHTLNSKSRDYLQRVRSAAQRMGELIDDLLELSRVGRAAIHRSRTNISEIARAVVSELRKREPERRVEIEIQDALLADVDNGLMRVVLENLLGNAWKFTANVPQPRVQLLSERTANGPAFVVRDNGAGFDMAYVEKLFRPFQRLHSATEFPGTGIGLATVHRVVDRHGGRVWAQGAVGGGAAIYFTIPPVRSEGTL; encoded by the coding sequence ATGAACAAGACGGCCTTGATCGTTGACGACAGCCTGACCGTGCGCATGGACCTCGCCGACGCGTTTAACGACGCCGGGTTCGAGACGCGCCTCTGTTCCACGCTAGCAGAGGCGCGGGATGCCTTCGCACAAGCCAGCCCTGACGTCGTGATTCTCGATATTCTCCTTCCCGACGGCGATGGCATCCAGTTGCTCAAAGAGATTCGTGCCTCGCAGTCGTCCAACGCGGTGGTGGTCATGCTCTCCACCGAAGCCGAGATCAGAGACCGCATTCGAGGTCTTCAGACCGGAGCCGACGAGTACGTGGGGAAGCCGTATGACTCCGGCTACGTGGTCGCCAAAACACAGGAGCTGCTCCAGGAGCGTCGCCGATCCACCACGAGCGCGATGACAGTCCTGGTCATTGACGACAGCCCCACGTTCCGGGAAGAGCTGCGCCTGGCACTGGAAGCGGCGGATTACGCCGTCGCCATGGCGGCAACAGGCGAGGAAGGCTTGCGATTGGCCGCATCACAGAGACCGGCGGCCATCCTGGTTGACGGGGTGCTTCCAGGCATCGATGGTGCGACGGTGATTCGGCGGTTGCGACTCGACGCGGCGTTGCGCGACGTGCCGTGTCTGCTCCTCACCGCGTCTGAGGACATGAACACCGAGCTTCGTGCGCTCGATGCCGGGGCGGACAGCTTTGTGCGAAAGGAAGATTCCTTCGATGTCATCCTCGCGAGACTCGCAGCCGTCTTGCGACGAGCAGGTGCTCGAGCGCGCGCCGACGAAACCCGGAGTCTGCTGGCCACGAAGAGAATCCTGGCGGTGGATGACAGCCCCACATATCTGGAGGAGCTCGGCGAATCATTGCGGGAGGAGGGATACGATGTCATTTCCGCCCCGTCCGGCGAGGAGGCCATCGAGCTGCTCGCCGTGCAGACGGTCGACTGCATTCTGCTCGATCTGGTAATGCCAGGCCTGACAGGCCAGGAGACCTGTCACCGTATCAAGGCGGCCCCAAGCGTCCGGGACGTGCCGCTCATCATGCTGACAGCGCTCGAGGATCGCCAAGCTATGATCGAGGGCCTGAGTGCGGGTGCGGACGACTATATATCGAAGTCGAGCGAGTTCGAGGTGCTGAAAGCCAGAGTTCGTGCGCAGATCCGGCGGAAGCAGTTCGAGGACGAGAACCGCCGCATTCGCGAGGAACTGCTCCGCACCGAGCTCGAGGCGGCGGAAGCAAGAGCCGCCCGCGAACTGGCGGCGACGCGGGCGATCCTCGTCGAACAGTTGGAACGAAAGAATCGCGAGCTCGAGGCCTTCAGTTATTCGGTGTCGCACGACCTGCGAGCCCCGCTGCGCAGTATTGATGGCTTCAGCCAGGCGTTGCTCGAGGATTGTGCACACACGTTGAATTCCAAGAGCCGAGATTATCTGCAGCGCGTTCGGTCGGCGGCTCAGCGCATGGGGGAGCTCATCGACGATCTCCTCGAATTGTCACGCGTCGGTCGAGCCGCGATCCACCGCAGCCGCACGAACATTTCTGAAATTGCGAGGGCCGTTGTGTCCGAGCTCCGAAAGAGAGAGCCGGAGCGCCGGGTCGAGATCGAGATCCAGGACGCGCTGCTGGCCGATGTCGACAACGGCTTGATGCGGGTCGTATTGGAGAATCTGCTGGGAAACGCGTGGAAGTTCACGGCCAACGTGCCACAGCCGCGGGTGCAGCTTCTCAGCGAGCGCACCGCCAACGGTCCCGCGTTTGTGGTTCGGGACAATGGGGCGGGTTTTGACATGGCGTATGTCGAGAAGCTCTTCCGGCCGTTTCAGCGGCTGCATTCAGCGACCGAGTTTCCGGGCACCGGCATCGGACTGGCCACGGTTCACCGCGTCGTTGATCGACATGGTGGCCGGGTGTGGGCGCAAGGCGCGGTGGGAGGCGGTGCGGCCATCTATTTCACGATTCCCCCGGTGCGATCGGAAGGTACGTTGTGA
- a CDS encoding response regulator has translation MSRSRIILLVEDNPDDVELTLRAFERSKVIKDIVVARDGAEAPEYLFATGAHAGLRGDERTRRLPVVVLTSSNEEGDVLRSYDLGANSFVRKPVDFAQFLEAAQQLGLYWLVVNEPPPTGTMTDRGLSSQR, from the coding sequence GTGAGTCGCAGCCGGATCATTCTCCTTGTCGAGGACAACCCTGACGATGTCGAGCTCACACTCCGCGCGTTCGAGCGGAGCAAAGTGATCAAGGACATCGTGGTCGCCCGGGACGGAGCAGAAGCGCCCGAATACCTGTTCGCCACAGGGGCTCACGCCGGGCTGCGCGGCGACGAACGAACACGACGACTCCCGGTCGTCGTCCTTACATCGAGCAATGAAGAAGGAGATGTGCTTCGTAGTTACGACCTGGGTGCGAACAGCTTCGTCCGGAAGCCCGTGGATTTTGCGCAATTCCTGGAAGCCGCGCAGCAGCTCGGCCTGTACTGGCTGGTGGTCAACGAGCCGCCGCCGACGGGTACCATGACTGACAGGGGCTTGAGCAGCCAGCGATGA
- a CDS encoding response regulator, which produces MTESQPLRVLILEDNDSDAVLVVRHLEQAGFKPAWDRVENEADFIAALNPQLDVILADFNMPAFGASRALDLLKAHDVRVPLIVVSGSIGEERAVQVLQSGAADYLLKDRLARLGPAVQRVMDERRLEADKYRAEAALRESEERTRFALNAASVGVWEADLRTGAVRWSEMLEALHGMAPGTFGGTFEAFLDRIHPDDRADVAKAIDEATRHHTDSNVLYRTQWPDGTTHWISEMGKTFYDDAGMPVRSAGIGLDVTERHMLEEQFRQAQKVESIGQLAGGVAHDFNNLLTAIQGYCELLASELGSDSRHQNDIAEIRHASERAAALTRQLLAFGRRQILEPRVLDLRDSLRGIEPMIRRLIGEDLDVVFHTSDEAARVKADPGQVEQVILNLALNARDAMPQGGSLLLEVTTADLDESYARRHVSVRPGRYVMLSVSDTGVGMHAETQARIFEPFFTTKPRGRGTGLGLSTVYGIVKQSGGNIWVYSEPGHGSTFKVYLPRVEETVDQPTSLPAPDILTGSETILVVEDEPGVRELVRKVLERYGYRVLVAATPVEALALGEQYNEPIDLLMTDVVLPEMSGRSLASQMVTSRPRMRVMYMSGYTENAIVHHGVLDADTPFLQKPFTPDALARKVRAVLG; this is translated from the coding sequence ATGACGGAATCGCAGCCTCTGCGCGTGTTGATCCTCGAGGACAACGATTCGGACGCAGTGCTCGTCGTGCGTCACTTGGAACAGGCAGGTTTCAAGCCGGCGTGGGATCGTGTCGAGAACGAGGCAGACTTCATCGCGGCACTCAACCCCCAGCTTGATGTGATTCTTGCGGACTTCAATATGCCTGCGTTCGGCGCATCCAGAGCCCTTGACTTGCTCAAAGCGCACGATGTTCGAGTGCCCCTGATTGTCGTATCCGGGAGTATCGGCGAGGAGAGGGCCGTTCAGGTGCTTCAGAGCGGCGCCGCTGATTACTTGTTGAAAGATCGCCTCGCACGGCTCGGCCCGGCAGTGCAGCGGGTGATGGACGAACGGCGCCTGGAGGCCGACAAATATAGGGCGGAAGCGGCCCTCAGGGAGTCGGAAGAACGCACGCGGTTCGCGCTGAATGCCGCGAGCGTGGGAGTGTGGGAGGCCGACTTGCGAACAGGAGCGGTGCGCTGGTCGGAGATGCTCGAAGCCCTGCACGGAATGGCGCCGGGAACGTTCGGCGGCACATTCGAAGCATTCCTCGACCGCATCCACCCCGACGATCGTGCGGACGTGGCCAAGGCGATCGACGAGGCGACCCGTCACCATACCGACTCGAATGTCTTGTATCGCACCCAGTGGCCGGACGGCACCACACACTGGATCAGCGAAATGGGCAAAACGTTCTACGACGATGCCGGCATGCCAGTCCGCTCGGCGGGAATCGGGCTGGATGTGACCGAACGCCACATGTTGGAGGAGCAGTTCCGCCAGGCTCAAAAGGTCGAATCGATCGGGCAGCTAGCCGGCGGCGTCGCGCACGATTTCAACAACTTGCTGACCGCAATTCAAGGTTACTGCGAATTGCTGGCCAGTGAACTCGGGTCGGACAGCCGGCACCAGAATGACATCGCGGAGATTCGGCATGCCTCCGAACGGGCCGCAGCGCTCACTCGACAACTTCTCGCGTTTGGCCGGCGTCAAATTCTCGAACCCCGGGTCCTTGATCTCCGAGACTCGCTTCGCGGCATCGAGCCGATGATCAGACGTTTGATTGGTGAGGACCTTGATGTCGTCTTTCACACAAGCGATGAGGCCGCGCGTGTCAAAGCGGATCCAGGTCAAGTCGAGCAGGTCATTCTGAATCTTGCGCTGAACGCACGCGACGCGATGCCCCAGGGCGGCTCCCTTCTCTTGGAAGTGACAACGGCTGACTTGGATGAATCGTATGCTCGTCGTCACGTCAGCGTCAGGCCCGGACGTTACGTCATGTTGAGCGTCAGTGACACCGGTGTAGGCATGCATGCGGAGACGCAAGCGCGCATTTTTGAGCCGTTCTTTACGACGAAACCGCGCGGACGCGGCACGGGGCTTGGCCTCTCGACCGTCTACGGCATTGTGAAGCAGAGCGGCGGAAATATCTGGGTGTACAGCGAACCCGGGCACGGATCAACGTTCAAGGTTTACCTGCCGCGCGTGGAAGAAACGGTGGATCAGCCGACGAGTTTGCCAGCGCCAGACATCTTGACAGGGTCAGAAACCATCCTGGTCGTTGAAGATGAACCGGGTGTGCGCGAACTCGTACGGAAGGTATTGGAGCGGTACGGGTATCGCGTCCTTGTGGCGGCAACACCGGTTGAGGCCCTCGCCCTCGGAGAACAGTACAACGAACCGATAGATCTCTTGATGACGGATGTCGTGTTGCCCGAGATGAGCGGCCGGTCTCTTGCAAGTCAGATGGTCACGAGTCGCCCGAGGATGCGCGTGATGTACATGTCGGGTTACACGGAGAATGCGATTGTCCACCACGGTGTGTTGGATGCGGATACACCGTTTCTTCAAAAGCCGTTCACTCCAGACGCCCTCGCGCGTAAGGTCAGGGCGGTGTTGGGCTAG
- a CDS encoding S8 family serine peptidase yields MRKVVTAGVIAAALAAAVHVRIAAQAETKTYVLSAGRWSAAQTAAVEAAGGTVTFSHEGAGVAVATSLNPNFLAEVAAGGLVAQGAEDMMVEWVAPTTSPEELVTQSDETFANAMWNTTAVDAQGAWSAGCTGQGVRVAILDGGLHNTHVDLNGSVDVARSISFVPGQPFNADTGTFWHGTHVAGIVAARDNGIGTVGIAPGATIVGVKVLHGGSGSFAAVIQGILYAATPIAEGGGGADVINMSLGATFSKQGGAGPLIGALAKAVNYADRTGVLVVSAAANNALDLDHSGPYTTVPAESGSGIAVSATGPVGFALGATNFRRPASYTNYGNSVVWVAGPGGDFVLPGNAVCTLPRVPSGTITTSCWVFDLVLSTSRGSGASISSYSWAAGTSMAAPAVSAVAALARQSHPGISLGALKALLAASADDEGKIGNDPYYGKGFVNARRACTQ; encoded by the coding sequence ATGCGAAAAGTGGTAACAGCAGGCGTGATAGCGGCCGCGCTCGCGGCAGCCGTTCACGTTCGAATCGCGGCTCAGGCCGAGACGAAGACGTACGTGCTCAGCGCAGGTCGATGGAGCGCGGCACAGACCGCCGCGGTTGAAGCCGCGGGTGGCACGGTCACCTTCAGCCACGAAGGTGCGGGCGTTGCCGTGGCCACGTCGCTGAACCCGAATTTCCTGGCCGAGGTGGCGGCCGGCGGCCTCGTCGCGCAGGGCGCGGAAGACATGATGGTGGAGTGGGTGGCGCCAACCACGTCGCCTGAAGAGCTGGTCACGCAGTCGGACGAAACATTCGCGAACGCCATGTGGAACACCACGGCGGTCGATGCCCAGGGTGCGTGGAGCGCGGGCTGCACCGGTCAGGGCGTTCGCGTGGCCATCCTCGACGGCGGCCTCCACAACACGCACGTCGATCTGAACGGAAGCGTGGACGTGGCGCGGTCCATCTCCTTCGTGCCTGGGCAGCCGTTCAATGCCGACACCGGAACGTTCTGGCACGGCACCCACGTCGCCGGCATCGTCGCGGCGCGCGACAACGGGATCGGCACGGTCGGCATCGCACCCGGCGCGACGATTGTCGGCGTCAAGGTGCTGCACGGCGGCTCTGGTTCGTTCGCCGCGGTGATCCAGGGCATCCTGTACGCGGCGACGCCGATCGCCGAGGGGGGCGGCGGGGCAGACGTCATCAACATGAGCCTCGGTGCGACGTTCTCGAAGCAGGGGGGAGCGGGGCCGCTCATCGGTGCGCTCGCCAAGGCCGTGAACTACGCCGACCGTACCGGCGTTCTCGTCGTCAGCGCCGCGGCGAACAACGCTCTCGACCTCGATCACAGCGGCCCGTACACCACGGTGCCGGCCGAGTCGGGCAGCGGCATCGCTGTTTCGGCGACCGGGCCCGTGGGCTTCGCGCTCGGCGCGACGAACTTCCGGCGTCCGGCGTCCTACACCAACTACGGCAACTCGGTCGTGTGGGTGGCGGGTCCGGGTGGCGACTTCGTGCTGCCGGGCAATGCCGTCTGCACCCTCCCGCGCGTGCCGTCCGGAACGATCACGACGAGCTGCTGGGTGTTCGACTTGGTGCTCTCGACCTCGCGCGGCAGCGGTGCGAGCATCTCGAGCTACAGCTGGGCAGCCGGCACGAGCATGGCCGCGCCGGCCGTGTCGGCGGTAGCGGCGCTGGCCAGGCAGTCGCACCCGGGAATCTCCCTCGGCGCGCTGAAGGCTCTCCTGGCGGCAAGCGCGGATGACGAGGGGAAGATCGGCAACGATCCGTATTACGGCAAGGGGTTCGTGAACGCGCGCCGCGCGTGCACGCAGTAG
- a CDS encoding acyltransferase family protein, protein MPGAPSRRSYIDWLRGLAVLIMIEAHTLDAWTRAADRGTRAFGYGAILGGFAAPLFLFLAGVAVPLAMSAKQRRGADLHAASRAVRRRGWEVFGLALLFRLQAKLLGGGGWHGLLKVDILNIMGPAIAASAAVLGAISGTRARAIVLGAATAALALSTPAVRAASWPAPLPDFLEGYLRPRPGLTNFTFFPWAAFLTGGACVGAVLAALRDEAAERRANLSFLAVGALLAVGGYAASFLPSPFPSSSFWTSSPAFFMLRAGLLLLALPLAFAWGRRPTAHHWSPVQQLGRTSLFVYWIHIEMAYGWLSRPWHRNLSLTGWMAAYAGFVILLLFVSVLKDALVRRWRSRTHPAAALTGA, encoded by the coding sequence GTGCCCGGAGCCCCTTCACGCCGCAGCTACATCGACTGGCTGCGCGGCCTGGCCGTGCTGATCATGATCGAGGCGCATACGCTCGACGCGTGGACGCGCGCCGCCGATCGTGGCACGCGCGCGTTCGGCTACGGCGCGATCCTGGGCGGGTTCGCTGCGCCGCTGTTCCTCTTCCTCGCGGGCGTGGCCGTTCCGCTCGCGATGTCCGCCAAACAGCGCAGGGGAGCGGACCTGCACGCGGCCTCGCGCGCCGTGCGGCGGCGCGGCTGGGAAGTGTTCGGCCTCGCGCTGCTGTTTCGCCTGCAGGCGAAGCTGCTCGGCGGCGGGGGATGGCACGGCCTGCTCAAGGTCGACATCCTCAACATCATGGGGCCGGCCATCGCCGCGTCGGCGGCGGTGTTGGGTGCGATCAGCGGGACGCGCGCGCGCGCGATCGTCCTTGGCGCAGCCACGGCGGCGCTGGCGCTTTCGACGCCCGCCGTCCGTGCGGCGTCCTGGCCGGCGCCACTGCCGGATTTCCTCGAGGGGTACTTGCGCCCGCGCCCCGGCCTCACGAACTTCACGTTCTTCCCGTGGGCGGCGTTTCTCACGGGGGGCGCATGCGTCGGCGCCGTGCTCGCGGCGCTTCGCGACGAAGCGGCCGAGCGCAGGGCGAACCTCTCGTTCCTCGCGGTCGGGGCATTGCTCGCGGTGGGCGGCTACGCCGCGTCGTTCCTGCCGTCGCCGTTCCCGTCTTCGTCGTTCTGGACCAGCTCACCGGCGTTCTTCATGCTGCGCGCGGGGCTGCTGCTGCTCGCGCTGCCGCTGGCATTCGCGTGGGGCCGTCGCCCGACCGCGCATCACTGGAGCCCGGTGCAGCAGCTCGGCCGCACGTCGCTCTTCGTGTACTGGATTCACATCGAGATGGCGTACGGATGGCTCTCGCGGCCGTGGCATCGAAATCTGTCACTCACCGGCTGGATGGCGGCCTACGCCGGTTTCGTAATTCTGCTCCTGTTCGTTTCTGTCCTGAAGGATGCCCTCGTGCGCCGCTGGCGTTCGCGCACACACCCAGCGGCGGCCCTCACCGGCGCCTGA
- a CDS encoding Na+/H+ antiporter NhaA — protein MRALAVIRDNSLGLLIGAAAGLVWANTAPGSYDHFAHALHFVINDIGMVFFFALAAKEIVEATLPGGALASPRRAAVPLLAAAGGMAGPALIYSALSVATGNDELLRGWAIPCATDIAFSYLVARWIFGAGHPAIPFLLLLAIADDAMGLVILAAFYPTGELRPGEFVVLVIIGMLIASVLKRRNVRSFWPYVLGGGLVSWIGFLRGGLHPALALVPIIPFIPRERRDLGILAEAEKHRHDPLNEFEHWWHTPVQAILFFFGLVNAGVGLSSVGPGTWFVLMGLVLGKPAGIAALSYGAVFARLGELRGIRPADMLVVGFAAAIGFTVALFFATAAFPNGALLAETKMGALLSFGSAGVAIAAAMILRVGRFARARPSPL, from the coding sequence GTGCGCGCCCTCGCCGTTATTCGCGACAACTCGCTCGGCCTGCTCATCGGCGCGGCGGCGGGTCTCGTGTGGGCCAACACGGCGCCGGGCAGCTACGACCATTTTGCGCACGCGCTGCACTTCGTCATCAATGACATCGGCATGGTGTTCTTCTTCGCGCTGGCGGCGAAGGAGATTGTGGAGGCCACGCTTCCCGGCGGCGCGCTGGCCTCGCCGCGCCGCGCGGCGGTGCCGCTGCTGGCCGCGGCCGGCGGCATGGCCGGCCCGGCGCTCATCTACAGCGCGCTGTCGGTGGCTACCGGGAACGACGAGCTGCTGCGCGGCTGGGCCATCCCGTGCGCCACGGATATCGCCTTCAGCTACCTTGTCGCCCGCTGGATTTTCGGCGCCGGGCATCCCGCGATTCCGTTCCTGCTGCTCCTGGCGATTGCAGACGATGCGATGGGGCTCGTGATCCTGGCCGCGTTCTATCCGACAGGGGAGCTGCGGCCGGGCGAGTTCGTGGTGCTCGTCATCATCGGGATGTTGATCGCGTCGGTGCTGAAGCGGCGCAACGTCAGGAGCTTCTGGCCGTACGTGCTCGGTGGAGGGCTCGTGTCCTGGATCGGGTTCCTGCGTGGCGGTCTTCACCCCGCGCTGGCACTCGTGCCGATCATTCCCTTCATCCCGCGCGAGCGCCGCGACCTCGGCATCCTGGCTGAAGCCGAGAAGCACCGCCACGATCCGCTCAACGAGTTCGAGCATTGGTGGCACACGCCGGTGCAGGCCATCCTGTTCTTCTTTGGACTGGTGAACGCGGGGGTCGGGCTGTCGAGCGTCGGGCCGGGCACCTGGTTCGTGCTCATGGGGCTGGTTCTCGGGAAGCCGGCCGGCATCGCGGCGCTGTCCTACGGCGCGGTGTTCGCACGCCTCGGTGAGCTGCGCGGCATCCGGCCCGCCGACATGTTGGTGGTCGGGTTTGCCGCGGCAATCGGTTTCACCGTCGCGTTGTTCTTCGCCACGGCGGCGTTCCCGAATGGCGCCCTGCTGGCGGAAACGAAGATGGGCGCACTCCTCAGTTTCGGATCCGCCGGCGTCGCGATCGCGGCGGCGATGATCCTGCGCGTCGGCCGATTCGCGAGGGCGCGGCCCTCCCCGCTATAA